In a genomic window of Melanotaenia boesemani isolate fMelBoe1 chromosome 1, fMelBoe1.pri, whole genome shotgun sequence:
- the kcnk2a gene encoding potassium channel subfamily K member 2 gives MAAPDLLDPKSATHNTKPRLSFSTKPITLTPREESEVVATVMKWKTVTAIFLLVVLYLVMGAAVFRSLEQPHESAQRLAILSQKLEFLSSHSCVNQSQLEELVKQVVLAIRSGVNPAGTLSNHSSLWDLSSAFFFAGTVITTIGFGNISPHTEGGRIFCIVYALLGIPLFGFLLAGVGDQLGTIFGKGIAKVEKMFVHWDISQTKIRVISTLLFVLFGCLLFVALPAAIFKHIEGWSALESLYFVVITLTTIGFGDFVAGGSEIEYLDYYKPVVWFWILVGLAYFAAILSMIGDWLRVISKRTKEEVGEIRAHAAEWTANVSAEFKETRRRVSVEIYDKFQRAASIKRKLSSELGFSSAPELTLPRRTVSTNFNDERDKNEEAGLQGLSTPLARNGGLLMNGLDLERGDISIIEHFK, from the exons A TGGCAGCGCCAGACTTATTGGACCCTAAATCTGCCACTCACAACACTAAGCCCCGCCTCTCCTTCTCCACAAAGCCAATTACACTGACTCCTCGGGAGGAAAGTGAG GTGGTTGCCACAGTGATGAAGTGGAAGACGGTGACAGCCATCTTTCTTTTGGTGGTTCTTTACCTGGTGATGGGAGCTGCAGTCTTCAGATCCCTGGAGCAGCCTCATGAGAG TGCCCAGCGTTTGGCTATCCTGTCCCAGAAGCTGGAGTTCCTTTCCAGTCACTCCTGTGTCAACCAGAGCCAGCTGGAGGAGCTGGTTAAG CAAGTTGTGTTGGCTATCCGCTCAGGGGTGAACCCTGCAGGTACACTGAGCAACCACAGCAGTCTGTGGGACCTGAGCTCAGCCTTCTTCTTTGCAGGGACTGTCATCACAACCATTG GTTTCGGAAACATCTCTCCTCACACTGAAGGTGGAAGGATATTCTGTATTGTCTACGCTCTTCTGGGGATACCTCTGTTTGGTTTCCTATTGGCAGGTGTTGGAGATCAACTCGGCACCATCTTTGGCAAGGGCATTGCCAAAGTGGAGAAGATGTTTGTG CACTGGGACATCAGTCAGACAAAGATCCGGGTCATATCCACACTGCTGTTTGTGCTGTTTGGCTGCCTGCTGTTTGTGGCACTCCCAGCTGCCATCTTTAAGCACATCGAGGGCTGGTCTGCGCTGGAGTCCCTTTACTTTGTGGTTATAACCTTAACAACTATTGGATTTGGGGACTTTGTGGCAG GTGGCTCAGAAATAGAATACCTGGACTATTACAAACCAGTGGTATGGTTTTGGATTCTGGTGGGACTGGCCTATTTTGCCGCTATCCTCAGCATGATAGGGGATTGGCTCAGAGTCATCTCCAAGCGGACAAAGGAGGAG GTAGGGGAGATCCGGGCTCATGCCGCAGAGTGGACAGCCAATGTCTCTGCAGAGTTTAAAGAAACCCGCCGTCGTGTTAGTGTTGAGATCTACGACAAGTTCCAGCGTGCTGCGTCAATTAAACGCAAACTGTCCTCTGAGCTGGGATTCAGCTCAGCCCCTGAGCTCACTCTGCCCAGGCGGACTGTGTCCACCAACTTCAATGATGAGCGGGACAAGAATGAGGAGGCTGGGTTGCAGGGCTTGTCGACCCCTCTGGCCAGAAACGGAGGTTTGCTTATGAATGGACTGGACCTGGAGAGAGGAGACATCTCAATCATTGAACATTTCAAGTAG
- the cgref1 gene encoding cell growth regulator with EF hand domain protein 1: MFTVHTLTMQTGVLMESHVYHLVPCVLSLSLFIHLCLAAPGLPGSNRVDSMDGHPPPPALPNPFGSGEEERGMLQSYIQSTLKNNQGGPEISSWEQEVFLLFHLYDYDRSGFLDGLEMMKLLSEYNSHHAPGAEASDQVVSMVDFLLQTQDLNQDGLLDPSELLSPSLTHTKGSSNRNVPSQEQEVAVNDKMTNTITEEENATAVEYRLDEAHEEILPPEEEGAQQEEEEPVKQVDERNEQQIPEAPAEEQEPVHNVPVHQGQPEI; encoded by the exons ATGTTTACTGTCCACACGCTAACTATGCAGACAG GTGTGCTCATGGAGTCTCATGTGTACCACCTGGTCCCATGTGTTCTGTCGCTGTCCCTATTCATACATCTGTGCCTGGCAGCACCAGGGCTACCTGGATCAAATAG AGTGGACTCAATGGACggccatcctcctcctccagctctaCCCAATCCCTTTGGCTCTGGAGAAGAGGAGCGCGG AATGCTGCAGAGTTACATTCAATCCACCCTAAAGAACAACCAAGGAGGCCCAGAGATCAGTTCCTGGGAACAAG AGGTGTTCCTCCTCTTTCATCTTTATGATTATGATCGTAGTGGGTTTTTGGATGGATTGGAGATGATGAAGCTGCTCTCTGAATATAACTCCCATCATGCACCTGGAGCGGAGGCCAGTGACCAG GTGGTGTCTATGGTAGATTTCTTACTCCAGACTCAGGATCTAAACCAGGATGGCCTTCTGGACCCTTCTGAGCTGCTCTCTCCATCATTAACTCACACAAAGGGCTCAAGCAACAGAAATGTCCCTTCTCAAGAGCAGGAGGTGGCAGTGAACGACAAGATGACAAACACAATTACTGAAGAGGAGAATGCAACAGCAGTGGAGTACAGATTGGATGAAGCTCATGAAGAGATTTTGCCTCCAGAGGAAGAAGGAGCacaacaggaagaagaagaacctgTAAAGCAAGTAGATGAACGTAATGAACAACAAATCCCAGAAGCCCCTGCAGAAGAACAGGAGCCAGTCCACAATGTTCCTGTACATCAAGGACAAccagaaatataa